One Natronomonas moolapensis 8.8.11 genomic region harbors:
- a CDS encoding proteasome assembly chaperone family protein, translating into MARIQVVEEDLELDSPTLVEGLPGAGLVGKIAADHLADEFEMTYYAALHCDGLPQIAVYEGDSSELRPPVRLYADESMDLVVLRSDVPVSPTQVTEFASCVTGWLDANDVFPVYLSGLAEEKEGTPELYGVATGDGEAELDDAGIVPPRGGGMVSGPTGALLHRAVETGLDSVGLIVQTNPRFPDPEASRAILEHGIGPIADVDVNTDRLVEKAGEIQDAREQLAERLREMDQDGSTQAQPIRGFQ; encoded by the coding sequence ATGGCTCGCATCCAGGTCGTCGAAGAGGATCTCGAACTCGACTCGCCGACGCTCGTTGAGGGACTGCCCGGGGCCGGTCTCGTCGGCAAGATCGCCGCCGACCACCTCGCCGACGAGTTTGAGATGACGTACTACGCGGCGTTACACTGCGACGGACTCCCGCAGATCGCCGTCTACGAGGGCGATTCCTCGGAGCTTCGACCCCCCGTCAGGCTCTACGCCGACGAGTCGATGGACCTCGTCGTCCTCCGTAGCGACGTGCCGGTGTCGCCGACGCAGGTGACGGAGTTCGCGAGTTGCGTCACTGGGTGGCTCGATGCGAACGACGTCTTTCCGGTGTATCTCAGCGGGTTGGCGGAAGAAAAAGAGGGCACACCGGAGCTGTACGGCGTCGCGACCGGCGACGGCGAGGCCGAACTCGACGACGCCGGCATCGTCCCACCCCGCGGCGGTGGGATGGTTTCGGGGCCGACCGGGGCACTGTTGCACCGCGCCGTCGAGACGGGGCTCGACTCGGTCGGGCTCATCGTCCAGACCAACCCCCGGTTCCCCGACCCGGAGGCCTCCAGAGCCATCCTCGAACACGGGATCGGGCCGATCGCTGATGTCGACGTGAACACCGATCGGCTGGTCGAGAAAGCCGGCGAGATCCAGGACGCACGGGAGCAACTCGCAGAGCGCCTCCGTGAGATGGACCAAGACGGTAGCACGCAGGCCCAGCCGATACGCGGGTTCCAGTGA
- a CDS encoding redox-regulated ATPase YchF has product MISVALAGKPNAGKSTFYKAATRADVDVGNYPFTTIDANRGVSHVRTRCPCLDLESRCDSENCRDGKRYVPIELLDVAGLVPGAHEGKGLGNQFLDELSNADVILNVVDAAGGTNAEGEPVETGSYDPVEDVDFVEREMDLWLAGIVDRNWETIERQSRSPEFDIEAALRELLTGVGASEYDVAAVLRNLDYPADPMAWDDADREELARLIRARTKPIVVVANKADAAPTENLRRLGEAADRVVPCTAAGELALREATDAGAVAYDPGDDDFRIVGDVSEAQRKGLDRVRGVVSEWGETGVQAALDGAVYGVLDRITVYPVQNETHWSDAQRSVLPDAFLVASGATPLDLAFAVHSDIGEGYLHAVDARENRRIGEDHELSEGDVIKIVSTAK; this is encoded by the coding sequence ATGATTTCGGTCGCCCTCGCGGGCAAGCCGAACGCCGGCAAGTCGACGTTTTATAAGGCCGCGACGAGGGCCGACGTCGACGTCGGGAACTACCCGTTCACGACGATCGACGCGAACCGGGGCGTCAGCCACGTCCGGACGCGGTGTCCCTGTCTCGACCTCGAATCGCGTTGTGACAGCGAGAACTGTCGCGACGGCAAGCGCTACGTCCCGATCGAGCTGCTCGACGTGGCCGGTCTCGTCCCCGGCGCACACGAGGGCAAGGGCCTCGGCAACCAGTTCCTCGACGAGTTGAGCAACGCCGACGTCATCCTCAACGTCGTCGACGCCGCCGGCGGGACGAACGCCGAGGGCGAACCGGTCGAGACTGGCTCCTACGACCCCGTCGAGGACGTCGATTTCGTCGAGCGGGAGATGGACCTGTGGCTGGCGGGGATCGTCGACCGCAACTGGGAGACGATCGAACGGCAGTCCCGCTCGCCGGAGTTCGACATCGAAGCGGCGCTGAGGGAGTTGCTCACCGGCGTCGGCGCGAGCGAGTACGACGTCGCCGCCGTCCTCCGGAACCTCGACTATCCGGCGGACCCGATGGCGTGGGACGACGCCGACCGCGAGGAGTTGGCGCGGCTGATCCGCGCCCGGACGAAGCCGATCGTCGTCGTCGCGAACAAGGCCGACGCTGCCCCCACGGAGAACCTAAGACGCCTCGGCGAGGCCGCAGACCGGGTCGTTCCCTGCACGGCGGCGGGCGAACTCGCGTTGCGGGAGGCGACCGACGCCGGGGCTGTCGCCTACGACCCCGGCGACGACGACTTCCGGATCGTCGGCGACGTTTCCGAGGCACAACGGAAGGGCCTCGACCGCGTCCGGGGCGTCGTCTCTGAGTGGGGCGAAACCGGGGTCCAGGCGGCCCTCGACGGGGCGGTCTACGGCGTTCTCGATCGGATCACTGTCTATCCCGTTCAAAACGAGACACACTGGAGCGACGCCCAGCGGAGCGTTCTCCCCGACGCGTTCTTGGTGGCGTCCGGAGCGACACCGCTGGATCTCGCCTTCGCCGTCCACTCCGACATCGGCGAGGGGTACCTCCACGCCGTCGACGCCAGAGAGAACCGACGGATCGGCGAGGATCACGAGCTCTCGGAGGGCGACGTGATCAAGATCGTCTCCACAGCGAAGTGA
- a CDS encoding amidohydrolase codes for MSVERDHLVELRREFHRHPEPAWREFWTTARIVSELDRIGVDERHVGRDALSNDRLAVPDPEELEPWMERAREAGADPEILGSLSGGWTGAVAVIERGEGPTVGLRVDIDGLPQRESSDDDHAPAREGFRSETGAMHACGHDAHATIGLGVLESVAESDFSGTFKVFFQPAEEVIGGGKPMAESRHLDDVEYLFALHVGLDHPTGEIAAGIDDFLAITQFYTTFEGHPGHAGARPEEGRNAVQAMATAVSNLYSIERHSEGESRVNAGRVGGGTATNIVPQEAFVHGEVRGETTEIRDYTFRRAEQVFEGAAVSHDCETDVTIEGEAPSAESDAELVDIVRSAAKSHPDVDRASRRGSIGGSEDATFLMRRVQENGGLATYACIGTDHPGGHHTATFDVDEDSLKPGVDVLTEAVLETAETEP; via the coding sequence ATGAGCGTCGAACGAGACCACCTCGTCGAACTTCGTCGGGAGTTCCATCGCCACCCCGAACCCGCCTGGCGGGAGTTTTGGACCACCGCCCGCATCGTCTCCGAACTCGACCGCATCGGCGTCGACGAACGACACGTCGGTCGCGACGCCCTGTCGAACGATCGGCTCGCGGTCCCGGATCCCGAAGAACTCGAACCGTGGATGGAACGCGCCCGCGAGGCGGGGGCCGATCCCGAGATCCTCGGGTCGCTCTCGGGTGGGTGGACCGGCGCCGTCGCGGTCATAGAGCGGGGCGAGGGCCCGACCGTCGGCCTCCGGGTCGACATCGACGGTCTCCCGCAGCGAGAGTCGAGTGACGACGACCACGCCCCCGCCCGCGAGGGGTTCCGCTCCGAGACGGGCGCGATGCACGCCTGTGGCCACGACGCCCACGCCACGATCGGTCTCGGTGTCCTCGAGTCGGTCGCCGAGAGCGACTTCTCGGGTACGTTCAAAGTGTTCTTCCAGCCGGCTGAAGAGGTCATCGGCGGGGGCAAACCGATGGCCGAGTCGCGACACCTCGACGACGTGGAGTACCTCTTTGCGCTCCACGTCGGTCTCGACCATCCGACTGGCGAAATCGCCGCCGGGATCGACGACTTCCTGGCCATTACGCAGTTCTACACGACGTTCGAGGGCCACCCGGGCCACGCCGGGGCGCGCCCCGAAGAGGGCCGAAACGCCGTCCAGGCGATGGCGACCGCCGTCTCGAATCTCTACAGTATCGAACGCCACAGCGAGGGCGAATCGCGCGTCAACGCCGGCCGCGTCGGCGGCGGCACGGCGACGAACATCGTCCCTCAAGAGGCGTTCGTCCACGGCGAGGTCCGCGGCGAGACGACCGAAATTCGCGACTACACGTTCCGGCGGGCCGAGCAGGTCTTCGAGGGCGCGGCCGTCTCCCACGACTGCGAGACGGACGTCACCATCGAGGGCGAAGCCCCCTCCGCAGAGAGCGACGCCGAGTTGGTCGACATCGTCCGCTCGGCGGCGAAATCACACCCCGACGTCGACCGGGCGAGTCGGCGCGGGTCGATCGGCGGCAGCGAGGACGCGACGTTTCTGATGCGGCGCGTCCAGGAGAACGGCGGGCTGGCGACGTACGCCTGTATCGGGACGGACCACCCCGGCGGCCACCACACCGCGACGTTCGACGTCGACGAGGACTCGCTGAAACCCGGCGTCGACGTGCTGACGGAAGCGGTTCTGGAGACCGCCGAGACGGAGCCCTGA
- a CDS encoding bis(5'-nucleosyl)-tetraphosphatase, whose translation MIEATSAGAILFRDTRGRREYLLLKSRPGDWEFPKGGVEGEEELQQTAIREVKEEAGIEDFRLLDGFRDDYDYVFEANGNTIHKTVHLFIARSFEASAELSSEHRDLQWRDYEQAINTITQDGPREILEEAHEFIDEELEE comes from the coding sequence ATGATAGAGGCCACGAGCGCGGGAGCCATCCTCTTTCGCGATACGCGTGGCCGGCGCGAGTACTTGCTGCTCAAGTCCCGGCCCGGCGACTGGGAGTTCCCCAAGGGCGGCGTTGAGGGCGAGGAGGAGCTTCAGCAGACCGCCATCCGTGAAGTGAAAGAGGAGGCCGGAATCGAGGACTTCCGGCTGTTGGACGGCTTCCGCGACGACTACGACTACGTGTTCGAGGCGAACGGCAACACCATTCACAAGACGGTCCACCTGTTCATCGCGCGCTCGTTCGAAGCGTCCGCCGAGCTCTCCTCGGAGCACCGGGACCTCCAGTGGCGCGACTACGAGCAAGCGATCAACACGATCACTCAGGACGGCCCCCGGGAGATCCTAGAGGAGGCCCACGAGTTCATCGACGAGGAACTCGAAGAGTAA
- a CDS encoding polymer-forming cytoskeletal protein → MSDAAGGVNTPAEHHTPVFGSDPLEELVIPDGTHVTEHDLVTDGDVLVGGQSAIELGVRAGGVVAGERVSFGGDIEADGDCRLDMWCEVDGNVLVGSDAYLGERVQITGQLMVSGDLDIGDDVDIDEGFEANGWIVIRNPMPTIVFLFVYLSHLLRIGEEEAAEEVAATAFADDAEADPARIPRGARVSDDAWQVSTPASIGDDCRLHGNIRATEIGVGADSEVFGSLRSKGPIRVGPRTIVHGDVTTRSGDVRIGPGVHVRGDISCGRCELSEAAEVDGTIRASDGISFEELPEDGGTAGTGDESATAGADGPDTDLKPAIVPLGEGAFPADDQGGSDADSGTNADAEVKPDPDADADTDNDTDPVPAVRSIEDAAGWDADRRNGRNGGGNAEDVAAIIADAEADREPDG, encoded by the coding sequence ATGTCTGACGCCGCCGGAGGGGTTAATACGCCCGCCGAACACCACACACCCGTGTTTGGGTCGGATCCACTCGAGGAACTCGTGATCCCGGACGGGACGCACGTGACGGAACACGACCTCGTCACCGACGGTGACGTCCTCGTGGGCGGGCAGAGCGCCATCGAGTTGGGGGTCCGGGCCGGCGGCGTCGTTGCCGGCGAGCGCGTTAGCTTCGGCGGCGATATCGAAGCCGACGGCGATTGTCGACTCGACATGTGGTGTGAGGTCGACGGCAACGTCCTCGTCGGGAGCGACGCATACCTCGGCGAGCGCGTCCAGATAACGGGCCAGCTTATGGTCTCCGGCGACCTCGACATCGGCGACGACGTCGACATCGACGAGGGGTTCGAGGCCAACGGCTGGATCGTCATCCGGAACCCGATGCCGACGATCGTCTTCCTGTTCGTCTACCTGTCGCACCTGCTCCGCATCGGCGAGGAGGAGGCCGCCGAGGAGGTCGCGGCGACGGCCTTCGCCGACGACGCAGAGGCCGATCCCGCACGGATCCCCCGCGGTGCCCGCGTCTCCGACGACGCCTGGCAGGTCTCGACGCCGGCGAGCATCGGCGACGACTGTCGGCTGCACGGCAACATCCGCGCCACGGAGATCGGCGTCGGGGCCGACAGCGAGGTGTTCGGCAGCCTCCGCTCGAAAGGCCCCATCCGGGTCGGCCCCCGAACGATCGTCCACGGCGACGTGACGACGCGAAGCGGCGACGTCCGGATCGGCCCCGGCGTCCACGTCCGAGGCGACATCTCGTGTGGACGGTGTGAACTCTCCGAGGCCGCCGAGGTCGACGGGACGATCCGCGCCAGCGACGGCATCTCCTTCGAGGAATTGCCCGAGGATGGCGGTACGGCTGGAACGGGCGACGAGTCCGCGACCGCCGGCGCGGACGGTCCCGACACCGACCTGAAGCCGGCGATCGTCCCCCTCGGCGAGGGGGCGTTTCCGGCCGACGATCAAGGGGGTTCCGATGCCGATTCGGGAACCAACGCCGACGCCGAGGTGAAACCTGATCCGGACGCCGACGCTGACACGGACAACGATACCGACCCCGTCCCGGCAGTCCGATCGATCGAGGACGCCGCCGGGTGGGATGCTGACCGGCGGAACGGCCGGAACGGCGGGGGGAACGCCGAGGACGTCGCGGCGATCATCGCCGACGCCGAGGCTGATCGCGAACCGGACGGCTGA
- a CDS encoding uS10/mL48 family ribosomal protein yields the protein MPFVTTLTLQSGDRAVLERVVGNIKGCAERKGVELRGPHAESPFDVSVPQSKRLDSSDRSFSYWTYTVYERRMEIVGHDDFARDVAGRAFPEGIRIDVDVERVSAPGS from the coding sequence ATGCCGTTCGTCACTACGCTGACGCTCCAGAGTGGGGACCGAGCTGTCCTCGAACGCGTCGTCGGGAACATCAAGGGCTGCGCCGAGCGAAAGGGAGTGGAGTTGCGCGGCCCACACGCCGAGTCGCCGTTCGACGTCTCGGTCCCCCAGTCCAAGCGCCTCGATTCGAGCGATCGGTCGTTCTCCTATTGGACCTACACGGTCTACGAGCGCCGGATGGAGATCGTCGGCCACGACGACTTCGCGCGCGACGTCGCGGGACGGGCGTTCCCGGAGGGGATCCGCATCGACGTGGACGTCGAGCGTGTCTCCGCGCCCGGCAGCTAG
- a CDS encoding restriction endonuclease translates to MAVLDDLSGFEFEDVMEDVFRNLGYENVRQADKTADEGRDVMMEEVIDGTRRGIVVECKHTSTVGRPVVQKLHSAIATFDFDGPKRGIVVTTGRFTGPAEEYAQRLRQNDDPYPIELLDGEALREIADDIGLDLYNGRIEILCDETLRPYDPATDVDTPVREAFRDIENVAAADVPTPYSRVQFRPVVAITADADAVFETSVGVIHRINDRTRFVVHAERGRPQIADDPVATLVTENLHATVELDAEQFAQSFDDLEERRFGQTQTEYKEWAVERLQDHHTATVTYTGDNNVTYDRTCEPNLSDISVQSIEPVYLPEVRQTIELGEYSYPYEYYAAGPSRVTRDDGVHRCVHCETDGVDETYTYCPNCGAIACDSHNKTERLEGEPICTGCAVTERFALKRKYFYDEENLEAFREEYAEMPLLEKAMENKLLAGGSVIATLLVVVGLLLIGGIM, encoded by the coding sequence ATGGCTGTACTGGACGATCTCTCGGGGTTCGAGTTCGAGGACGTAATGGAGGACGTGTTCCGGAATCTCGGCTACGAAAACGTCCGACAGGCCGACAAAACGGCAGATGAGGGGCGTGACGTGATGATGGAGGAAGTCATCGACGGCACTCGCCGTGGGATTGTCGTCGAATGTAAACACACAAGCACCGTCGGCCGTCCGGTCGTCCAGAAGCTCCACTCCGCGATCGCGACGTTCGATTTCGACGGTCCCAAACGCGGGATAGTCGTCACGACCGGCCGGTTTACGGGCCCTGCCGAGGAGTACGCACAGCGCCTTCGACAGAACGACGACCCATATCCCATCGAGTTGCTTGACGGCGAGGCCCTCCGAGAGATCGCCGACGACATCGGTCTCGATCTCTACAACGGCCGCATCGAGATCCTCTGTGACGAGACCCTGCGTCCGTACGATCCGGCGACCGACGTCGATACACCCGTTCGAGAAGCGTTTCGCGATATCGAAAACGTCGCGGCCGCGGACGTGCCAACCCCATACTCACGGGTGCAGTTCCGTCCGGTGGTCGCAATCACCGCCGACGCGGACGCCGTCTTCGAGACGTCAGTGGGTGTCATCCACCGGATCAACGACCGGACGCGATTCGTGGTGCACGCCGAGCGTGGGCGCCCTCAGATCGCTGACGACCCCGTCGCAACGCTCGTTACTGAGAACCTCCACGCGACGGTCGAGCTCGACGCCGAACAGTTCGCACAGTCGTTCGACGATCTCGAGGAGCGTCGCTTCGGCCAGACGCAGACGGAGTACAAAGAGTGGGCCGTCGAGCGCCTCCAGGATCACCACACGGCGACGGTGACCTACACCGGCGACAACAACGTCACATACGACAGGACGTGTGAACCCAATCTCTCGGACATCTCCGTCCAGTCGATTGAGCCCGTGTACCTTCCCGAGGTTCGGCAGACGATCGAACTGGGGGAGTATTCGTATCCGTACGAGTACTACGCTGCGGGGCCCTCTCGGGTGACACGAGACGACGGTGTTCACCGCTGTGTCCACTGTGAGACGGATGGCGTCGACGAAACGTACACCTACTGTCCGAACTGCGGGGCGATCGCCTGCGACAGTCACAACAAAACGGAGCGGCTGGAGGGCGAACCGATCTGTACGGGCTGTGCGGTGACAGAACGGTTCGCATTGAAGAGGAAGTACTTCTACGACGAAGAGAACCTCGAGGCGTTCCGCGAGGAGTATGCGGAGATGCCACTCCTAGAGAAGGCGATGGAGAACAAGTTACTCGCCGGAGGGAGCGTGATCGCGACGCTGCTGGTCGTCGTTGGATTACTTCTCATCGGCGGCATCATGTAA
- a CDS encoding DUF5800 family protein, which produces MTVLSFDQEGVDVVYEGTEFRMEKALIEEATGKDYPDVTDHEVLQLIEANPSLSGEPQRIVEILD; this is translated from the coding sequence ATGACCGTTCTGTCGTTCGATCAGGAGGGCGTCGACGTCGTCTACGAGGGGACCGAGTTCCGAATGGAGAAAGCGCTCATCGAGGAGGCGACCGGAAAGGACTATCCCGACGTGACGGATCACGAAGTACTGCAGTTGATCGAGGCAAACCCCTCGCTGTCCGGCGAGCCACAGCGGATCGTGGAGATACTGGATTGA
- a CDS encoding LabA-like NYN domain-containing protein, whose protein sequence is MRPIHPSQRVAVLADSQNLYHAAHSLYSRNVDYTELLGAAVDDRNLVRAIAYVIRADSPSEEEFFDALRDIGFETKIKDIKTFADGSQKANWDLGMCLDAVTLAGKIDTFVLCSGDGDFARLCTHLRHEGVRTEVFGFGPSMAEELVEAADSVNDLSADEERYLL, encoded by the coding sequence ATGCGACCGATCCACCCGTCCCAACGCGTTGCGGTTCTCGCGGACTCACAGAATCTCTATCATGCCGCCCACAGCCTCTACTCCAGAAACGTCGATTACACCGAGTTGCTCGGGGCCGCAGTCGACGACCGGAACCTCGTCCGCGCGATTGCGTACGTGATCCGTGCGGACTCGCCATCCGAGGAGGAGTTCTTCGACGCGCTCCGGGACATCGGCTTCGAGACGAAAATCAAAGACATCAAGACGTTCGCCGACGGCTCTCAGAAGGCCAACTGGGACCTCGGGATGTGTCTCGACGCCGTCACTCTCGCCGGGAAGATCGACACGTTCGTCCTCTGCAGTGGCGACGGCGATTTCGCCCGCCTGTGCACCCACCTGCGACACGAGGGCGTCCGGACGGAGGTGTTCGGCTTCGGCCCCTCGATGGCCGAGGAGCTCGTCGAGGCGGCCGACTCGGTCAACGACCTGAGCGCCGACGAGGAGCGATACCTCCTTTGA
- a CDS encoding lipopolysaccharide biosynthesis protein, translating to MVTQRDGNEVDLLTSSIQTTGGALVTTTLYTLSGLIYAFVTSPSVTGQYFFTVLTIALVLRPIRGVTQTLHKIGTEPGESVGAYLSVAVIFTIAYLSVLGALAITFGGYLASVTVFDETLLRISGLYAVTIAVVMTVESLTSAVGYPSAVTWINSVKSSVELGVLFVLNQSIATATELMMVMIAVRLTVYGLVAVGLQVIPTLPERRELSRAWAYAKWSIPDQILDRVSYNMPVYVLGIVATPLAVGIYEAADRFGDFGATIAWHLANPLLTKVSGDDAAGVDVSQYLDTVVTGGSGISFVVFGYLLSTDDLIAELAFSSAPAQFSTTVIIVGGINIFRGFWTLSSHVLEGTGHPGLSFRTKLFGLIVSVPLTMVLGARYGALAGAAGYVVMNLIVGGYVVYYSRQVLDSTLIDTSVGMHFVGALVVESVVVYATVWGVLWAGGGPVVAAVVGALAACIGFGIPLWVVSAPARAVFRRTYALSTNRLRY from the coding sequence ATGGTCACCCAGCGTGACGGCAACGAGGTTGACTTGCTCACCTCCTCAATTCAGACGACCGGCGGCGCGCTGGTGACAACCACACTGTATACGCTGAGTGGTCTCATCTACGCTTTTGTCACGTCCCCCTCGGTCACCGGCCAGTATTTTTTTACGGTGTTGACGATCGCACTGGTGCTACGGCCGATTAGAGGAGTTACACAGACCCTACATAAAATCGGCACCGAACCCGGTGAATCCGTGGGGGCGTATCTCAGTGTTGCGGTGATCTTTACGATTGCCTACCTTTCAGTACTCGGTGCGCTGGCGATCACATTCGGTGGTTATCTCGCCAGTGTGACGGTATTTGATGAGACGCTGCTCCGTATTTCAGGGCTATATGCGGTGACGATAGCGGTCGTCATGACCGTCGAGAGTCTCACTAGTGCGGTTGGATATCCCAGTGCCGTCACGTGGATCAACAGCGTCAAGAGTAGTGTGGAACTGGGTGTGTTGTTTGTTTTGAACCAGTCGATAGCCACAGCCACGGAACTCATGATGGTCATGATAGCGGTTCGTCTCACCGTCTATGGGCTGGTTGCGGTGGGCCTTCAAGTGATCCCAACACTCCCCGAGCGGCGTGAACTCTCTCGGGCGTGGGCCTACGCTAAATGGAGTATCCCAGATCAGATCCTCGATCGGGTATCCTACAATATGCCTGTATATGTGTTGGGCATTGTTGCGACTCCTTTGGCTGTGGGGATCTACGAGGCTGCCGACCGATTCGGGGATTTCGGGGCGACGATCGCGTGGCACCTGGCCAACCCACTGTTGACGAAGGTGAGCGGTGACGACGCCGCTGGTGTCGATGTCAGCCAGTATCTCGATACCGTCGTGACCGGCGGGAGTGGCATCTCTTTTGTCGTATTTGGGTATTTGTTGTCGACAGATGATCTCATCGCGGAGTTGGCGTTTTCGTCTGCGCCAGCGCAATTTTCGACGACGGTGATCATTGTTGGTGGGATCAACATCTTCCGTGGCTTTTGGACGCTGTCCTCACACGTTCTCGAGGGGACGGGTCACCCGGGACTGAGTTTTCGAACGAAACTCTTTGGGCTGATCGTCAGTGTGCCGCTGACGATGGTGCTTGGTGCCCGCTATGGGGCCTTGGCCGGAGCTGCTGGGTATGTGGTGATGAACTTGATCGTCGGCGGGTATGTCGTCTATTACAGCCGGCAAGTGCTTGATTCGACATTAATCGACACCAGCGTTGGGATGCATTTTGTGGGAGCTCTGGTTGTTGAGTCGGTGGTGGTGTATGCGACCGTGTGGGGTGTCCTGTGGGCTGGCGGGGGGCCAGTTGTGGCCGCAGTCGTGGGGGCACTCGCCGCCTGCATTGGGTTTGGGATACCGCTGTGGGTTGTGTCAGCGCCAGCGCGGGCGGTCTTCCGGCGGACATACGCGTTGTCGACGAATCGTCTGCGGTACTGA
- a CDS encoding DUF7122 family protein has product MSDGSERTPDESGGHGADGKGGRKDPSTNEGSRFDRLPATAADRTVEGRATREEAVGWWVERFGLDAERFAGHTFWEKGSGKIWAFADDVDSPAELEGLGMTFLRTRQEHWKPTTDAVQRFGRGARRNVVVLDAEEARAFLRGETTDPEWDGDWGYLIAAHEIAGAVEPIGVGLYLYGELRSQMPKGRQREL; this is encoded by the coding sequence ATGAGCGACGGATCCGAGCGGACGCCGGACGAATCCGGCGGCCACGGCGCCGACGGGAAGGGCGGTAGGAAAGACCCCTCTACGAACGAGGGGAGCCGCTTCGATCGCCTGCCTGCGACCGCGGCCGATCGGACGGTCGAGGGGCGGGCGACCCGCGAGGAGGCCGTCGGCTGGTGGGTCGAACGCTTCGGACTCGACGCCGAACGCTTCGCGGGACACACGTTCTGGGAGAAGGGCTCGGGGAAGATCTGGGCATTCGCCGATGACGTCGACTCGCCCGCCGAACTCGAGGGACTCGGGATGACATTCCTCCGGACCCGACAGGAACACTGGAAGCCGACGACGGACGCCGTCCAGCGGTTCGGGCGCGGCGCGAGGAGAAACGTCGTCGTGCTCGACGCCGAGGAGGCACGGGCGTTTCTCCGCGGCGAGACGACCGACCCCGAGTGGGACGGCGACTGGGGGTACCTGATCGCGGCCCACGAGATCGCCGGCGCGGTCGAACCGATCGGCGTCGGCCTGTATCTGTACGGCGAACTCCGATCGCAGATGCCGAAGGGCCGACAGCGGGAGCTGTGA
- a CDS encoding RsmB/NOP family class I SAM-dependent RNA methyltransferase, translating into MDPLSRYDPIVDDPTAFHDACGRPLPSVVRVNGIKATPDRVRRAFESAGVEFGPVGWHDGLFRLGGDESPGNSWPFVHGWVYGQEEVSAVPALALDPDPGERVLDCCAAPGSKTTQLAARMDDRGLLVGNDNNLGRLSALRSNAERCGVTNLVVTRADARNFSLKSFGGEAFDRTLVDVPCSCEGTIRKNPDALEDWSMDHVEGIAGVQKGILDRALEITRPGGTVVYSTCTFAPEENEAIVQHALETHECRLLEYELPLDHVSGLTAWEGDSFDDSMRRAKRIYPHHNDTGGFFCAKLEVAG; encoded by the coding sequence ATGGATCCACTCTCGAGGTACGACCCCATCGTCGACGATCCGACGGCGTTTCACGACGCCTGTGGGCGGCCGCTTCCGTCAGTCGTCCGGGTCAACGGAATCAAAGCGACGCCGGACCGCGTCCGACGGGCGTTCGAGTCGGCCGGCGTCGAGTTCGGCCCCGTCGGGTGGCACGACGGGCTCTTTCGGCTCGGCGGGGACGAATCGCCCGGCAACTCCTGGCCGTTCGTCCACGGCTGGGTGTACGGCCAAGAGGAGGTCTCGGCAGTGCCCGCGCTGGCGCTCGATCCGGACCCCGGCGAGCGCGTGCTGGACTGCTGTGCCGCGCCGGGGAGCAAGACGACCCAACTCGCCGCGCGGATGGACGATCGGGGCCTACTCGTCGGCAACGACAACAACCTCGGCCGGCTGTCGGCGCTGCGGTCGAACGCCGAGCGCTGCGGCGTAACGAACCTCGTCGTCACGCGGGCGGACGCGCGCAACTTCTCGTTGAAATCCTTCGGCGGCGAGGCGTTCGACAGGACGCTCGTCGACGTGCCCTGTTCGTGTGAGGGGACGATCCGAAAGAACCCCGACGCGCTTGAGGACTGGTCGATGGATCACGTCGAGGGGATTGCGGGGGTTCAAAAAGGCATCCTCGATCGCGCCCTCGAGATCACCCGCCCCGGTGGGACGGTCGTCTACTCGACGTGTACCTTCGCCCCGGAGGAAAACGAAGCGATCGTCCAACACGCCCTCGAGACCCACGAGTGCCGACTGCTGGAGTACGAGTTGCCGCTGGATCACGTTTCCGGACTCACGGCGTGGGAGGGCGACTCCTTCGACGACTCGATGCGGCGGGCCAAGCGGATCTACCCCCACCACAACGACACCGGCGGGTTCTTCTGTGCGAAACTGGAGGTGGCCGGATGA